The Solanum pennellii chromosome 11, SPENNV200 sequence CAAACAAGTTTTTCATTGATAAAAAATGtcaaacaatgaataaaaagaaattatgaaaggctttgcaaaatttaattatagttatagttttatTCAAAATGTAATGCACTTAAAAGGGGTAAACTAATAGAttaacatttattattattattattattattattattattattattattattattattattattattaatattattattattattattttaaggaGGAATAAACCTACCTTGTGAGGAAATACACATTTATACTAGTGTgtggaaaataaatattgtttaaatgatttgacaatattaaaatttaagcaTTTTATTGGTAATATTACGTTTTACTTTATGTGGACAGACAAAATAATTGGTCTAAATTGATTAGAACTCATTGCCTCGACCACTTAATTCATCCTTCGGTCATAAACCAATCTCTTGGGGTTAGGGTTggtaaaatagtttttaaaatataaatatggatattATCCTTactattcatttaaaaaaatatttttcgggTTACTTTTCGTTTAATCGATTGTGAGAAGTAGTGAAATGATTTTGTATCACCTTTTCTTTCGGTGAAGTCTTGAAAGCGGCTTGATTAGATATGATTAGaattcgatttttttttaaaccgTATACTCTTTTGTCTCACTTGTATTACACTTCCTTTTAAATGTACACCTGACAAGCAAAGATTCTCGAAATCATTTTTACGGCTATGAAGCAATCAATCCTTCGTagtctctttttttcttttttgtgctATTTCATCATATGTTGTTGGAACTTGCTTCTTAGCGCAAATATGAAAATCGGGAAGAGAATTCAGAAATGGACAATACGAATATTTGTATGGTCAATTATTCAATACTCTTTTGTCTgctagttattttttataagtttacattttataaatgttaagtttatttgatttttaacttATATTTTCATTTGCACATATCCGTtgatgaacttatttttttcattttgaatatAGAtggattaaaattatattcttttttgttCAATCTATTTACAATCTCTATCTTTGTTCATTCTAACTCTTCAATTATTATTCCTAATCGATATGGATGTTATCATGGATACAAGTAGAGAAAATTCTACTTCCTTTTCAGCATGTCAAGGATTTTGGTGCTAAAAATATTATATCCAcataaaaatactaaataaataataagtaataattataatagGAGAAGGATGTTAATCTTTGGCTTTAACTAACTAATTGGTGAATATTATATCCAcataaaaatactaaataaataataagtaataattataatagGAAAAGGATGTTAATCTTTGGCTTTAACTAACTAATTGGtgtgtgatatttttttaaaaatgataaagagAGGCTTTTTTCCACATCCCAATTGACCCTTTCTCTCTTCAAAGATCAATGAGGTGATGTAATGCAACCAAAACCTAATTTATTCTTAGTGGAAATCCTATTTTTTTGCCACTATATATTTTTCTACAcaatgtttttaatttattattaaatatttgattgttcAACTTCAATATCTAGCTTTTTGCTTCACCTAAATTGTTTTTTGTCTTCAACCCGTATGACAAGGTTGCGTTTCTTTTACTTAGCATTTTGGGTGATTACCTCATTAATTTGGGCATCGCAAGGAGTTTATCTGAATATTCTTTATCAATAaaattgtcatatatatatatttttgtgattgtttttttGAGCCAAAATGTATCAGAAATAGGTTTTTTACTTCAATAACAAGGTAATGACTAAGATTTGCGTATATGTATTGATCAACTTATGGATTACACAagatatgttattgttattgttatatgCAATAGATGTTGAATCACGGTGacttattttacctatttactTCGTCTTTATACTCTGAACACCTAATTAAAAATTTCTGACTCTAATATAGTCATTAATTCGATATCAAGAGGTCATTGATTTTGTGGTTtcattactaaaaataatttatttatttttaagaaatatttatttttgcataataAGAGGTATGAATATTTGTAGAACTAATTTCTTCTACTTaaactttaaatattaattatgttgaattatttcCTCCCAAAAATTAGAGCAATATTGTAATGGCCAAACTATTTCATGTTTGGCATTTTGTTAAAAGGATAATCATTAAATTAAGCTGTTAATAAGTTCAGATAAAGACACTATTAAGGAATCTACGTGATATCTTATTAAAAGATTGCACATCGAACTTGGTAAGATCTgttaatatttgtttattcatACTTAGATTATGCGgttagtaaaataattaattactgaTTAATGTTAACAACCTATATTAATTAGAGGACCCTCAGCATAAATGAGACCAAGATAGAATAGTAGAATGATCTAGAAATTGAGAAATATtataggaaaataaaataatagcattaataataaaataattaaaatataaagatCGGTCAAGTATTATTTCCTCAAGTAATCATTAATGATCTCTTAGATTAATGTCAtatgaacaataaaataatttaggattgaaattcatttcaaattttatactttaaccaaaataaaaaaggtCAAACTAACTAGATAaactttttttgtatttttaaaattagatatttaggtaatttttttgtattcacCTCactatatacatacatatatatatatatatatatatatatgtatatgtatataatattcTATGTGCACAATTATTCAACttcaaacatttttaaaacCTTGGGGTTATTATCTCAATTActctttattattaatatggTTCGATAATCTTTCAGCTATCTTTTAGAAAGTCATCTATGAGTCAcactattattaaaatatttgatgctttgtatttattttttttaaaaaaaaataagaaaacactTTAATATAAAGCAACGTATATATATGCAATCATCATGAACACATTTGGATATAGTTCTAAAATAAAATGCTTGTGATttatttaaagtgattttaattttatattttttttcctttttatggttttttaaaaagataaaagtgATTTTAGGTGCTAATTTTTAAGcgtaaaagaataaaaataaactaaaagatAATAGGTTTTAAAGTATGAATTTTCGTTTTAActtgtaataaattatttttaaaaaatcaatccaAAACACCCTTGAAGTGAACCACTAAAGAAAATGCATGACAATTTATTtgacataaaaataacaaacatcGGAccatctaatatatatatatatatgaaagagtACATAACTCGAAAAACATGTGCAAATTTTATGTAAAAATGTCATTAAACTCAAAGTAAAGCTTTATGATTTGAGCATTTTACTGTCAAAAGTTCTTTGATAATTTACTCTTTTTtgcaaaattatattaaaaaaaagttatggaacatttgttattttatagTTGTTTCCATCAGAATTCACcctaaaattcaattttaatttttaatgtttctattttatatttagcATACAGCATACGTTTTATTTTATGCAAATAAAGTTATTCGCTCCGATTTAATTTATCAAAGAAAATCATGCTTCTTTCTTAATTAGAGGTTTTTGTTTTCGAGCCCTGGTAGCCCTACATGGCACGAATTTGGATTAATCAAACACTAATAAATAACGGACAccgaatgaaaaaaaaattgaaaggcAAAAGCtttcatatataatatgatgattttaatttaGCATACCAATCAGCACTAGCCTAGTGCTTGCAACTATTTTTAGTGGATATTCTTGTAATCCTTTAGGCACCATATAAGCTATAGTTAATTTCAATCACATGAAAGTACCACATGGATGTACGATAAAATAAAACGTTTAGGCATGGAAATAGGgctattttgtttttattcccAGCAAAAATGTGAACAAGcagatataaaaaataaaatttatcatatatgaataatcttaaaaatttaaagcaaaaaaagacaattcagttcaacaaataaaaattgcTAGATATGTTAACCTTCgatgttatgtttatataagATGGTAGGATTGTTGTTGCATACGAATATTTACGATtgcattatattaaaaatgaggagtattttgagcgtatcaatatGCACTAAATTTTATTAGAGAATTGCAAAATGGTAGAATTCAATTCTACAAGGAACCACGGTACGAAAGTTATCATAAAAATTTCACATGAAATTAGTTTTATATAAAGAGTTTTTTACGTAAAATTCTTATAGAAGATATTTATTCTCAAATTTAGTTTCTTGCGTAGCTCTTCACAGAACCAAATTCTCTAAATACATGTCAATTTAATAATCATGGAGATGATTAGTATTGGATTGTCATGTTAATGGCGAGGCTAAATTCGTAGTAAGGAACTAAGCATGATGATTATAAGATTTTATGACgcattatgattttttttgtgacaaccccctcgggatccacatactcaggtattgtctctgccatgggcggccattcgctcttttaatcccctcttattggctcgcagcctcaagggagaatcgaacccgtgacctatggctcctttacatccctcccaaggagatcgcctcttaccaattgaNNNNNNNNNNNNNNNNNNNNNNNNNNNNNNNNNNNNNNNNNNNNNNNNNNNNNNNNNNNNNNNNNNNNNNNNNNNNNNNNNNNNNNNNNNNNNNNNNNNNNNNNNNNNNNNNNNNNNNNNNNNNNNNNNNNNNNNNNNNNNNNNNNNNNNNNNNNNNNNNNNNNNNNNNNNNNNNNNNNNNNNNNNNNNNNNNNNNNNNNNNNNNNNNNNNNNNNNNNNNNNNNNNNNNNNNNNNNNNNNNNNNNNNNNNNNNNNNNNNNNNNNNNNNNNNNNNNNNNNNNNNNNNNNNNNNNNNNNNNNNNNNNNNNNNNNNNNNNNNNNNNNNNNNNNNNNNNNNNNNNNNNNNNNNNNNNNNNNNNNNNNNNNNNNNNNNNNNNNNNNNNNNNNNNNNNNNNNNNNNNNNNNNNNNNNNNNNNNNNNNNNNNNNNNNNNNNNNNNNNNNNNNNNNNNNNNNNNNNNNNNNNNNNNNNNNNNNNNNNNNNNNNNNNNNNNNNNNNNNNNNNNNNNNNNNNNNNNNNNNNNNNNNNNNNNNNNNNNNNNNNNNNNNNNNNNNNNNNNNNNNNNNNNNNNNNNNNNNNNNNNNNNNNNNNNNNNNNNNNNNNNNNNNNNNNNNNNNNNNNNNNNNNNNNNNNNNNNNNNNNNNNNNNNNNNNNNNNNNNNNNNNNNNNNNNNNNNNNNNNNNNNNNNNNNNNNNNNNNNNNNNNNNNNNNNNNNNNNNNNNNNNNNNNNNNNNNNNNNNNNNNNNNNNNNNNNNNNNNNNNNNNNNNNNNNNNNNNNNNNNNNNNNNNNNNNNNNNNNNNNNNNNNNNNNNNNNNNNNNNNNNNNNNNNNNNNNNNNNNNNNNNNNNNNNNNNNNNNNNNNNNNNNNNNNNNNNNNNNNNNNNNNNNNNNNNNNNNNNNNNNNNNNNNNNNNNNNNNNNNNNNNNNNNNNNNNNNNNNNNNNNNNNNNNNNNNNNNNNNNNNNNNNNNNNNNNNNNNNNNNNNNNNNNNNNNNNNNNNNNNNNNNNNNNNNNNNNNNNNNNNNNNNNNNNNNNNNNNNNNNNNNNNNNNNNNNNNNNNNNNNNNNNNNNNNNNNNNNNNNNNNNNNNNNNNNNNNNNNNNNNNNNNNNNNNNNNNNNNNNNNNNNNNNNNNNNNNNNNNNNNNNNNNNNNNNNNNNNNNNNNNNNNNNNNNNNNNNNNNNNNNNNNNNNNNNNNNNNNNNNNNNNNNNNNNNNNNNNNNNNNNNNNNNNNNNNNNNNNNNNNNNNNNNNNNNNNNNNNNNNNNNNNNNNNNNNNNNNNNNNNNNNNNNNNNNNNNNNNNNNNNNNNNNNNNNNNNNNNNNNNNNNNNNNNNNNNNNNNNNNNNNNNNNNNNNNNNNNNNNNNNNNNNNNNNNNNNNNNNNNNNNNNNNNNNNNNNNNNNNNNNNNNNNNNNNNNNNNNNNNNNNNNNNNNNNNNNNNNNNNNNNNNNNNNNNNNNNNNNNNNNNNNNNNNNNNNNNNNNNNNNNNNNNNNNNNNNNNNNNNNNNNNNNNNNNNNNNNNNNNNNNNNNNNNNNNNNNNNNNNNNNNNNNNNNNNNNNNNNNNNNNNNNNNNNNNNNNNNNNNNNNNNNNNNNNNNNNNNNNNNNNNNNNNNNNNNNNNNNNNNNNNNNNNNNNNNNNNNNNNNNNNNNNNNNNNNNNNNNNNNNNNNNNNNNNNNNNNNNNNNNNNNNNNNNNNNNNNNNNNNNNNNNNNNNNNNNNNNNNNNNNNNNNNNNNNNNNNNNNNNNNNNNNNNNNNNNNNNNNNNNNNNNNNNNNNNNNNNNNNNNNNNNNNNNNNNNNNNNNNNNNNNNNNNNNNNNNNNNNNNNNNNNNNNNNNNNNNNNNNNNNNNNNNNNNNNNNNNNNNNNNNNNNNNNNNNNNNNNNNNNNNNNNNNNNNNNNNNNNNNNNNNNNNNNNNNNNNNNNNNNNNNNNNNNNNNNNNNNNNNNNNNNNNNNNNNNNNNNNNNNNNNNNNNNNNNNNNNNNNNNNNNNNNNNNNNNNNNNNNNNNNNNNNNNNNNNNNNNNNNNNNNNNNNNNNNNNNNNNNNNNNNNNNNNNNNNNNNNNNNNNNNNNNNNNNNNNNNNNNNNNNNNNNNNNNNNNNNNNNNNNNNNNNNNNNNNNNNNNNNNNNNNNNNNNNNNNNNNNNNNNNNNNNNNNNNNNNNNNNNNNNNNNNNNNNNNNNNNNNNNNNNNNNNNNNNNNNNNNNNNNNNNNNNNNNNNNNNNNNNNNNNNNNNNNNNNNNNNNNNNNNNNNNNNNNNNNNNNNNNNNNNNNNNNNNNNNNNNNNNNNNNNNNNNNNNNNNNNNNNNNNNNNNNNNNNNNNNNNNNNNNNNNNNNNNNNNNNNNNNNNNNNNNNNNNNNNNNNNNNNNNNNNNNNNNNNNNNNNNNNNNNNNNNNNNNNNNNNNNNNNNNNNNNNNNNNNNNNNNNNNNNNNNNNNNNNNNNNNNNNNNNNNNNNNNNNNNNNNNNNNNNNNNNNNNNNNNNNNNNNNNNNNNNNNNNNNNNNNNNNNNNNNNNNNNNNNNNNNNNNNNNNNNNNNNNNNNNNNNNNNNNNNNNNNNNNNNNNNNNNtttttgtaggttatgagcctggatttttgttgtacttgtcattctcttctttttcgaggcttcttggagatttgtgaggtagctgtttccatctcagcagactttcttctccataattatgatcttgttctattctagaaacaagttcatttgagacttgagtttttctttttaatcaattgtaatactttagaggcttgtacacgtgactaccaggttttgggggtataatgtaagttgatagtaaattttccgcatttttattgtaatggttgagttttaggctgacttgtcttgatgggataagacgagtgccatcacgtccatttttgggtcgtgacacttaaAAGATTAAGATAAATGTACCTTCTAAAATACAAGAAAGATTTATCAATCACAAAACTATTATATTTCAATGGAGAACACTATCATTCAAGTCATTAAAATGGTCGAGGATATAATAGGTTGAAATACgtacatattaaatattaaatatcgcCTTGCAAATATGCAAAGGATATGAGATTGATACTCTTTAAGCAAACTATAAAGCAatgtcaaaaacaaaaaaatacatatctGAAATTcacataacaaaaaattaaataatttaacactcatattatcatatatttcGAATCCTCTCGCATAAAGCACAAGACTAAAGGATATATAATAACATTTATAAAATCTTCTCATTCTCATCCATATATATACAGATTTAATAAAACTCaccctttattttaatttttgtaataagAAATTTTTGGCTTGCGTAGGCATCCACACCTTAGTGCCCTAGCCCCACAAGGATCCCACTAATGTTCACGTGTTGTTCCACAAAATCATCTctataaaaactcaatttttcCACTTATTTGTAGTACGtgaccaaaaaattaaatagacaAGGTTATATATAAACGTCATTCATCTTCTCtccaaatacaaaaaaaaaaaattaaatggcaACAACTTCTAGCTTTGAATCCATTAGGGCTAGAGCTGTGTGGCGGACTTGCCTAGCCTCCGCCTTTCGAACCGCCTTGGCTTGTTCGATAGTTGGTGTAGCCACCCTTTTCGGCCCCGAAAGTTTCAAGATTCAAGTCGCATTCCCCGCTTTTTCCTACGTTACCGTTATTCTAATCGTGACTAATGCCACGTTAGGTGACACTTTACGTAGTTGTTGGCTCGCGCTATACGCAACGATTCAAGGTGTTTGTCCCGCTATATTAAGCCTATGGTTGATCGGGCCGGGCCGACTCACCGCCAGCACCACGGCTACGGCCGTGGCGCTGAGCGCAGTTGTGGTCGTCCTGCCCGAAAAAACTCACTTGATAGCGAAGCGTATAGCGCTAGGGCAACTTGTGATTGTGTATGTCATAGCTTATATTAACGGTGCGAAAACCGAACCGATCATGCACCCGGTTCGGGTCGCGGCTAGCACCGCGGTTGGAGTTGTGGCTTGTGTTTTAGCATTGTTGCTTCCCTATCCTAACCTTGCTTGTTGTGAGGtgagaattaattaattaattaattgataagtagcactaatattttttttacatgatTACTAATATTTGACTATGTaaatgtcataaaaaaaaaaagttagtgTCAAATTCATTATTACACTCGTTTCATTTTCAAACATTAGATGCACGTCTTCGAAAATTTAACTACacagaaataatatttctatCTCGTGTACATAATACCTTTCGTAgtctttatttatgaaattaattatattaaatatgttatcGATTAACGTCGCGTATAGGTAAAAGAGAAAAGCAAGCTCTTCGTGGAAAATGCTACCGAGAGGATCAACTTGTTTGTGAAGGCTTTTTCAGCTGAAGACAACACTTCAGCACTTGCTTTAATTTCTCAAGCCAAATCCTTAGTTAACAATGGACCTAAACTTCTCCAAGCCATTAAATCCAAGCAGGTaactgtctcaatttatgtgatactaTTTGATTACagaattttgttttaaatatgtcTATCAACTCGTTTAGAATAAAATgtcatatatactttttttgtgACGGAGTAAGAAGTAAAGTATGTCACGTTAACTTATTATAGTGGAAAGTgattataacttttattttttttattacttgaaTTTGGTAACAGGAAAGCATGAAGTGGGAAAGATTTCCTTTGAAGTTTTTAAGGCCATATGGAGAGAATCCAGGGgacaaatttgaagaaataCAAACACCTTTAAGAGGGATGGAAATTGCATTGGAAAATTCTTCTTCAATATTCCCAATTAGTATTCTCAACATAGAGCTAAAAGATGGTGTAGAAAAACTAGGAGATCACATCTCAAAGCAAATCAACAACATGTCTATAGACGAGTCTTCAGCAACTGTCCCTGAGTTAAATGCACATGATGTAGAAAAGTTCCTCCAAACACTTCAATCGATTCAACCAACAAAAAAAGACCTCCcctctttatttttccttttttgccTCAAAATGTTACTACACAAACCAACTTTCCCTTTATCATCCAAAAAAGGAGTTGACATTGGTTCCAACAAACAAGTTGATGATGATCAAGAAGGATTTATTAAAAAGACATGGAACAATTTGTCAAGTACAATAAATAGTAGAAGATTTATGACATCTTTTAAAAGTTCACTTTCATTAGGCCTTGCTATATTTTTTGGATCAATTTATAGCAAGGAAAATGGATTTTGGGCAGGGTTGCCTGTTGCAATAAGCCTTGCAGCAACAAGAGAAGCAACATTTAAAGTTGCTAATGTTAAAGCACAAGGCACAGTGTTGGGCACAGTTTATGGTGTCTTAGGAtgttttctctttgaaaaattTGTGCAAATAAGGTTCTTGTCTTTGCTTCCTTGGTTCATTGTCAGCAGCTTCTTGAGCCGTAGCCGGATGTATGGCCAAGCAggtgaaaattctttttttcttttactcttcccAATTTATCTGAAAGTGTTTTATTAGCcacaaaatataagaa is a genomic window containing:
- the LOC107004148 gene encoding uncharacterized protein LOC107004148; translation: MATTSSFESIRARAVWRTCLASAFRTALACSIVGVATLFGPESFKIQVAFPAFSYVTVILIVTNATLGDTLRSCWLALYATIQGVCPAILSLWLIGPGRLTASTTATAVALSAVVVVLPEKTHLIAKRIALGQLVIVYVIAYINGAKTEPIMHPVRVAASTAVGVVACVLALLLPYPNLACCEVKEKSKLFVENATERINLFVKAFSAEDNTSALALISQAKSLVNNGPKLLQAIKSKQESMKWERFPLKFLRPYGENPGDKFEEIQTPLRGMEIALENSSSIFPISILNIELKDGVEKLGDHISKQINNMSIDESSATVPELNAHDVEKFLQTLQSIQPTKKDLPSLFFLFCLKMLLHKPTFPLSSKKGVDIGSNKQVDDDQEGFIKKTWNNLSSTINSRRFMTSFKSSLSLGLAIFFGSIYSKENGFWAGLPVAISLAATREATFKVANVKAQGTVLGTVYGVLGCFLFEKFVQIRFLSLLPWFIVSSFLSRSRMYGQAGGISAVIGAVLILGRNGFGPPSEFAIARITETFIGLSCSIMVEILFHPTRASTLAKIQLSNTFKILHECIDSIAFSSSNKNNSEEIQKKLKFHVNELGKLIAEAEAEPNFWFLPFNSGCYGKVLGSLSKMMEYLLFGSQALRFLQQHSTSSIDWNNLDADLMLFKDLISTSTKCFEEVSLVKSLAIIDKEFEKRKNSIDLELGKSSSYNIRSLSSNDQDGILTSYLQHSNELVDFIINVGDDKNNDEKLKGQLVLSLSALGFCMESLVKETKEIEKAIKELIQWENPSCHVNLYDISCKVRAL